Sequence from the Streptomyces peucetius genome:
CCAGGCCTCCGGCGTACCCCCGCAGGGCGCCGTCCGTGCCGATCACCCGGTGACACGGCCGCACGACGAGCAGCGGATTGCGACCGATCGCCGTCCCCACGGCCCGCACGCCCACGGCAGAGGTGCCGACCGCCGCGGCGATCTCCCCGTACGTGGTCGTCCGCCCGTAGGGAACGTCCTCGACGGCCCTCCAGACGCTGCGCTGGAAGGCGGTCCCGGCATCGGCGTACTCGATGTCGAAACGGGTCAGCCGTCCCGCGAAGTACGACGCCAGCTGGCGTCCGATCTCCTCGAAGGCTGCGGGATCACGGCGCCAGCCGTCCTGGACCACGGCCCCGCCCTTCTGCCCGGGCAGTGAGAGGGAGGCCAGCGCGGTGCCGCCCTTCGCCGTCGCCGATGCCCGGCCGACCAGCAGCAGCTCACCGAGCGGGCTGTCGACGATCTCGTACACACTCGTCATGGCTCACGTGCTCCTTGCGGTGTTCCTGTCCCGGGGCTCTCCGTCCGCCCCGCTGCCTACGAGTCTGCGACTCCGGCCCCGCCGGGGCTGGCGGTATTCGGACGTCACCGCCGGCCGCGGGACCGGTCGTGGGCCGGGCCCGCCCCGACCGCCCCGTCACCCCGGGGCACGGGACGGGGGCGGAGCGGACCAGCCGCTCCGCCCCCGGTTGCCCCCGGCGCGCCCGCAGACGTCAGCGGTAGTTCACGAACTGCAGCGCGAAGTCGAAGTCCTGCCCCTTGAGCAGAGCCTGGACGGCCTGCAGGTCGTCGCGGCTCTTCGAGCTGACGCGCAGCTCGTCGCCCTGGACCTGCGCCTTGACGCCCTTCGGGCCCTCGTCACGGATGATCTTCGCCACCTTCTTGGCGTTCTCCTGCGAGATGCCCTCCTCGATCGAGGCGAAGATCTTGTACTCCTTGCCGGAGATCTGCGGCTCGCCGGCGTCCAGCGCCTTCAGCGAGATGCCGCGCTTCACCAGCTTGGTCTGGAAGACGTCCAGGATCGCGTTGACGCGGTCCTCGGAGTTCGCCTGCATCAGGATCTTCTCGCCGGACCAGGAGATCGAGGCACCGACGTTCTTGAAGTCGTAGCGCTGGGAGATCTCCTTGGCGGCCTGGTTGAGGGCGTTGTCGACCTCCTGCCGCTCGACCTTCGAGACGATGTCGAAACTGGAGTCGGCCATGTCCTGTGGCTCCTTGTATCGGGTGCGTGGAGGCGCGGCCGGAACACCCCGAGCCGCTCGGCCAAGCCTAGCCACCCACGCCCGCCCGGGGCGCTGATCAATCCGGTGGCGAAGCACCCCTGCACATCAGGTATCGTTTACGTCGTTGCCACGGAGCGCCGCCCACAGCGGTCCCTCCACCGGCGACATCCCATGGCGGTGTGCCCGAGTGGCCAATGGGAGCGGACTGTAAATCCGTCGGCTTAGCCTACCCAGGTTCGAATCCTGGCGCCGCCACGCGATGAAGACGGCCCCTGATCTGCGGAAACGCAGGCCAGGGGCCGTCGTCGTCGGGCTGCCGAAAAGGTCGACTGTCTCACTCTGTCTCCTTCGCGCACGCTCTCTACCAGCTGCTGTGGACGGGGCGTGGACGGGTAATGGACGCCTCCTTGTCGCGTGACTCAGGTGGATGGCCGCCGCGCTGAAGGGTCTTTGCTGTCACACGCGGCGGTTTGTGCCCACGTCTTGTGGCTAAGGGCCTGCCGATCATCAACCTGTCGTCTTGATCTTGCTGTTGGGGTTGCTGCTTTGGGTGGCGACTTGGGCTTGGAGGGCTGCCAGGGCGGTCGGTGGGGTGGTGACCGACGAGATGGTGATGCCCTGTGCTTCGAGCAGGCGTCTGATCTTCAGCAGGGTGCGGTGCATGGCGGTGCGGCTGCTGTTGAAGAGCACGGCGAGGGGTTCCGCGGCCAGGTTGACGCGCAGGTGGAGCACTGTGGCCAGGACCTGGTCGGCATTGGCGAGGCGGGGCGGGCGGCCGCGGCGGGTGTCTCCTTTTGCGGCCAGGATTTCGATGAGGTGCTGCAGCTGGTGCGGGGCCAGGCCGGTCAGTGCGGGATCGGACAGCATGGCCGGGTCCCACTGCGGCGCCGATGGCCGGCTGCTTCGGGCTGCCGGGATGGCCGGGGCCGGCTGGGGGTGCAGGGCATAGTTCCACTCGCCGTGGAAGGTGTGCCGGGCCAGCGGCAGAGCCGCCATCTCCGCGTCGCCGACACCGATGCCGGTGGGATAAATGTTGGTGTCCAACCGGGCCTTCACGCGCAGTCCGGTGCGGGTAGTGGTCGCGGCGATCGATTCGAGGATGACTTCGTGGCTGGTCAGCGGGCGACCGCGCCAGTTCATGGTGATGTGGGAGAAGAGCCGGTGCTCGATCTTGTTCCACTTCGAGGTGCCCGGAGGCAGATGGCAGACCGTGATGGTCAGGCCGGTCTCGGCGGCCAGGCGGGCGAGGTGAAGTTTCCAGGCCCGGGTGCGATAGCCGTTGGAGCCACCCGCATCGGCGGTGATCAGCAGCCGGGAAGCCCGCGGATAAGCGGCCCGGCCCTGGTCGTGCCACCAGCGGCGGATCGACTCCACCGCGAACGCGGCGGTGTCATGGTCGGTGCCGACGTTGATCCAGCCGGTGTTGGCCGCCATGTCGTAGATGCCATAGGGGATGGCTTTGCCCAGCTGCGGATCGGCGAAGTCATGCACGCGCACCGGCACCGGGTCGCCCGTCGGCCGCCAGGAACGGCCCGGATTGTGGAAGTCGCCGACCAGCTCCTTCTTCTTGGTGTCCACGCTGATCACCGGCTGGCCGGCGTCCCGGTGATCGCGTGCTTGCTCGTTGAGATGCCGGAACTGGGCATCCCGGTCGGCATGCTGACTGCCCTCGAGGGTCTTGGCGTTGGCCTGCAGCCGGAAGCCCTCCTGGCGCAACAGGCCGGCGACGGTGTCGGCACCGACCCGGTGTCCCTGGCGGGTCAGTTTGGCTGCCAGCGTGCGGATCGACTTGGTCGTCCACCGCAACGGCGAAACATCGGATCCCCGCGCTCGTCCGGCTCGACCAGACTCAACAGCGCAGACCGCAGTCCGGGATCGAGATCCGCGACGCGTTTGCGCCCACCGCCCGGCCGCCGCACCCGCTCCACCAGGGGCTCGCCTGCCTCCAGGTCGGACATCCCCCCTGCGGATCGTTGTCTCGCTCACCCCGGCCGCCCGGGCCACGGCCCGGATGCCGCCATGGCCCATGCTCCGGGCCTCCGCGGCTGCCAGCAACCGCCGCTGCCGCTCGTCCAGATGCGGGAACACACCGCGAACTTCACAGCAAGTTGGTCACGAGTCTCGTCCGGGATGCGCATACGACATCAACGAGACACACCCCCGAAAGCAACACCTTGATGATCGGCAGGCCCTTAGACCACGGGAGCCACGGCCCCGATGTGAGCGCGGCGACGAAGCGTTTTCCGGCGAGAGCGTGGCGAGCGTCGGAGGGCGGTCGTGTTACGAGATCGGAGGACTCGACCGAGCCATGATTATTTTGCGCACGTGCTGGTCTCCGACAACGATGAGCGACGTGGAAGGCTGGTCGGGCGAGCGGGTGATTGAGATGTCGCCTCGAGTCGTCGCTGCGGTATTTAGAGGCCCGGTGTACTCGATCACCATGGCGTTCCTGCTGCATGCCAGCGATGCCCACGCCTTGGAGCTACCAGATCCTGAGGAAGTGTTGTACGGCCCTGCTGGATAGCGAGAGTTCCCTTCGCCTTCGCCGGGCCATTGCGAGATCAGGTGAATGTCGGTGGTTTGTGAGTCGTGTGGAATGGCGAAGAAGCCGCAAGAGTCGCTATTCACGTACATCAACATTCTCTGTGAGTCGCTTCTGACCTCGGCAAGGAACTTGGGCGTCCCTCCCGGAACTGAGTCACTCTCATCTGCCAATGGATCACCGGCAACGCTGATGACTTTTATGCCGCTAAGCGGAACGAGGTGGTCGCCACTCTTCGCCGGAGGTTCTTTGGATGGCGTACTACCTGTGCATCCGGCGAGGCAGATCACGAGAGTGGCCCCTAGTGCTAAAGTTCGCTTCTTCCAGCCCACGGGGCCACACCTCGCTCTTGTCGACTCTTCAGTTACCCGTCACTTTAGCCACTGGTTGAAGCAGACACCGACGGGCTTGTACGCGAACACACGCTTCCCCGTGGGAAACGCCCCACTCACACCTTCCCACACTTCGCCTATGTACTGCTCGTAGAGGGGGAAGGCTTGAACGGTGCCGAACTTGCCTCTCGGTACCTCGTAGCGTGTCTGGTTGCTGACGCCGTAGCTCTTGGTGACGTCCCAGCCCATGCCTGCCGAGATTGAGCCGACGCCGATGCTGATCTCCTTCTTCACAGTCGAATCAACCTTCTTTTCGACCGTGAGGACGAGGGTCGTCTTACCCTGCCCGCTCGTTTGCTGGATCACGTTAGTGCCGCACGACTGGCCCACACGTCTCGCGTTCTTAACAAACCTGAAGGCCGTGGCGTCTGCGGGCGCAGGAGAGACTAAAACGCTACCGTTCCTTTTCCCTTCAGAGTCAGTCTGGCCGGCTGTCACCTTGACGATGGTAGTTGAACCCGGCTTGAAGAACTGTCCATCAGCGGACATCGAGGCTTCAGGGATTCCTTCCGGCTTCCCCTCGCTGGCGTAGGAGACCCCTGAACCTGCCGCTGCGGTCATGGCGACCGAAGCCCCCGCTATGGCCAGAGTGATGGCTATTTTCCGCCGCCGAGGCGAAAAAGGTTCGTGCTTCACATTCTCTCCCGAGTTGACGTCATGCCCGAGTGGGTAAAGGCTTCTCCCTTTTCGGTGGACTGGGAGATGCTCGAACTCGCTTACTCGTAGATCTTGTGCAGCCTCGCTCCGCCTCGGCAACCGTTTTAATCGGCATGTGATCCAGGTAACAGGGGAATCTCAAGTTCAGCTTAATTCCTGGTGATTGCCCAACCTATCAAGCCATTAATTTCTCGCGATTTGACTTAAAGGCGCGGGGTGCGAGAGGCCGCTTTGAAGTCCCGCGTTGCGGGGGCCCTACGGCCTCGGACGGACCAGGGGCCATAGGGCCAGGACCTAGTGCCGCATCAGGCAACGTTTGCCCTGTCGACGACGGTCCGTAGGCGTTGGTCGTCGGCGTGGCGGCGGTTTCGCCAGATGATGTAGCGGCGGATCATGCTGCCCTGCTCTTTGTGGTCGGCGTGGTCGGTGCCGTCAAGGGTGAAGTAGCGCAGGGCGGTGAACTGGGCTTCGATGCGGTTGAGCCAGGAGCTGTTGGTCGGGGTGTAGGCCATCTCGATGTTGTTCGCCGCTGCCCAGGTGCCGACGCGCTGACACTTCTTCGTGGTCAGGTGGGGTGAGAAGTTGTCACTGACGATTGCGATCCGGACCTGGGGCGGGTAGAGGCTGCGGAGATACCGGCAGAACTCCAGGAACTGGGTCCGTCTCTTGACCGGCTTGATGTGGCCGTAGAGCTTGTCCTTGGCCAGGTCCAGGGCGGCGAACAGGTGTCGCACTCCGCCGTAGCGGTTGTAGGTGGCCCGGCGCCTGCGGCGGGGTTCGCGGTCGGGGTCCTTGTGCTTGCCGCCCCGTTCGGCCCACTGCCGGCCCGGGTGCGGCATCAGATTAAGGGGGCCGAACTCGTCCACGCAGAAGACAACTTCGGGTTCACCGTCCTCGGGTATGACCTCGCCGTCGGCGAGCGAGTAGAGGTGCTCGACGCGGGCCTTCTTGGCCGCGTAGTCCGGATCGCTGGAGGTCTTCCACGTCTTCAGGCGTTGAAAGGAGACGCCTTCCTCGCGGAGCAGGATGCGCAGGCCCTCGTGGCTGATGTCGTCGACCACCCCCTCGGCGACCAGGAAGTCCGCCAGCTTGGTCAGGCTCCAGGTCGAGAACGGCAGGTCGTGCTCGGTAGGCTTGGACTTGGCGAACTTGTTGATCTCCCGGCGCTCGGGCAGCGTGTACGTCTTCGGGCGGCCGCCGGAGTACTTCGGATACAGCGAGTCGAAACCGTCCGTGTTGAAGTTGTGGAGCACATCGCGGACGCGGTCGTCACTGGTGAACGACACCTCGGCGATCCGGGCCACCGGCAAGCCCTGCGCGGACAGCAGTACCATCTGGGCCCGCCGCCAGGTCACCACCGACCCGGTGCCCCTGCGGATGATGCGCAGCAGCCGCTGCCCCTCGTCGTCATCGATCTCACGAACCTGTACGCGTCCAGCCACGTGATCATTCTGGCCCGGCCAGCCGCGCAGGGAACCACCCACGCGGCCCACTGTCATGAGGCAAACGTGGTTAGCGCACGGGTCAGTTCGGCGTCGTACTGCTCGGCGTCGAAGTGAAAGGCCGGAGGGCGCGCCTCATCCACGGGCACCTGCCAGTCGGACCACTCCACGATCCCGCCGTGACGCTGCACGAGCACGGACAGGTAGCCACAGCATCCACCCGTGCACTCGGGCTCACCCAGTACTACACGTCGTCCCTCTACGGTCCCCCAGAGAGGACCCGGGCCATCAGCGGGCAGCGCCTCCTCCGCAAACGGACCGCGGCCTCCCTCTCCGATCGCCGATGCCACCACTTCCTCGCCATCGATCCGGAAAGACAACTGAGCAGCCCATCGGGTCCCGCTGGCAACACACTGACCTCAAACCGATTGAACACCAAGGCACCTTACGTGAGTACTGGCCGACGCAGTTCCGTTCCTACGACTGGATGCGGGCGTCTGGCCGACTGCCCGTCAACCTCCGAGGAGGCGAACGTCGCCTGATGCGGCAATAGCCACCAAAGGTGGGCAGGCAGTCGGGGCTCTGCGCAGCAGGGAATGCCTTGCGTTGCTGAAGCAGAGCCGAAATCTTGGCGTTCGCCGCGTCGTCGCCGCCCTTGAGGAACTTCGCGTACACCCGGAACAGCACCGCGACGCTGTGGCCGGCACGCTCGGCTACGAGCTGCGGCTCCACTCCAGAGCTGAGCCATGTGGAGACAGCCGCGTGGCGAAGGTCATAGGGCCGCTTAGCGAGCCTCGCAGCCAGCTCGCCAGAGGTGAGCACGTCCGCGCGTGCGCGGGCCCAGACCTCGCCGTAGCCGCTTTCCTACACCATCCCACCGCGGGCCGTGCGGAACAGTCGACCGTCGGGCGCCGTGCCGAACTGGATGACGTGCCAGCGCAGCATGGCCACCAGCTCCGGCGGTATCGGCACGTACCGGACCGCCTTGCGTGACCGGTGCTTCAACCCTCGCTGGTCGTGAGCCTCACCGCTGTCCGTCCACGCCGTGCCCGAGCGCGCTCGGCTCTCGTTCAGCCGCAGCATGCCCCAGCCTCGCCGTGGCAGTTCGCAGTCCCGCAGCTTGAGCCCGACCGTCTCGCCGGGGCGAGACGCGGCGTAGTAGATGCAGCCGAAGAACGCTTCCAGATGACGTCCTCGGGTTCGGCCCATTTCGGCTCGGGAAAATGCGCGGCCATGAGTTGGTCCGCAGTCCACGCGGTCCGCGGTCGCTCCCGCTTCGGCGCTGCCTCTGGCGCCGCCTGCGAGTCGCTGGGGACGGAGTACAGGTGCAGCGGCGGAATCGGGTTCGAGGACGCGCTCATGCCGCCACCGTCCTCGGTCGCTTCGCTCCGGCCCGCAGCCCGGAAGCGATGGCGCGGCGTGCTTCCCGCTCGCCCAGGCCCACTTGAAGAGCGCTGGTGCACAGCCACTCGGTCACCTCGTGCTCGCCCAGCTCGCCCCCGGCCACGAGCTGCCCGAGCGCGACGGACGCGATGTAGAGGGCCCTGTTCCGCTCGCCTTCCTGAGCGTGGCCGACGCGCTGCAGCTCGTCGTTGACCGCGGCGCGGAGCCACTTGCCACGGCGGCCGGCGGGGAGCGCGACGGCGATGGGCGTCTGCGGTGGCAGCGGTGCGGGGCGCAGAAGTTCGGCGATCCACGGCGGGAGCGGGGCAACGGGTGCTTGCCGCGCGGTCTCGTAAGGGTGACCGTCGAAGGTGCTGCCGGGGGCGACGACGTAGCCGCCTTGCGCGCGGGTGTCGATCTTCCAGCCGAGGCCGTTGCCCTTGTCGCCGCTGGTGTTCCGCAGGGGCTCGTCCTCGGGCGCGGTGCAGTACAGGTGGGTGCCACCGCTCCAGGTCCGCACGGTGAACGTGTCGTCCGGGAAGGGCTGGCCGTGGCGCTCGCATAGGACTGCGAGGACATCAGCACCGTCGGCGACGCCGGGCGGGGCCCACGCGGTCGGCGGGGTGTCGTCCGGTCCCTTGGGCTGGTCGAGGTCGACAACGACCAGTCGCGACGGGCCGGTGGCGATGCCGATGTTGTACGGGGGGTGGGCCCAGCACCGGGCGATGCGTGCAGGGTCGGTGGTGGAGCGTGTCTCCCAGTCAGTGATGGCGGGGCGCTTGTCGCCGGGCCGGAGTGGGAAGACGTGCCAGCCGCGTGCGGCGGCGTCCAGCGCGGCGTGGGGCAGCGCGAGGCGTTCGGCTTGAGGCATTCTGGGTGTCTCCTGTTTCTTCGAAGGGGCAGGAAGCCGAGGCGGGCGCGGTCTTGTGGTGAGAGGCGCCCGCCTCGGGCGTAGCTACTGGGTCTTGACCCAGCGGATGTACTGCTGGCGGACGTAGCCGCGCGGCTCGCGAATGGCCGCGGCCCCGTCCATGCTCATCAGGCAGCGGGCGGCCTCCGTGGCGAGCACTGCCGCGTCGCTGCGGATGCCCTCGTCTCCGTCGGCGAGCGCGATGCGGTCCAGGAGCGCGGCCTTGCGGAGCCAGTACTCCCGCCCAATCTCATGACCGAACGGCTTGTCGGCCGCCGTGCGTGCGGTCCATCCGATCTCGCTGATGATGTTCGGTGCGAGCGCGTATGCCTCTTCGGGCGTCGGCCACTCCTGCGGCTCCGGCTCGCCGTCGGTGCAGTGGTCGGCCGTGACGTACAGCCGGGCGCGGTCCCCGTCGCGGATGGCGTACTGGCGCACCTGGCCGGTGGTGAATGCTGCGGCGAGTGTCTTGGTCACGCGGTCGGTGTCGTCCGGGTCGCAGATGATGCGGATCTCGAACATGGTCAGTTCTCCTTGGTGGTGGTGGGCAGTTCGGGCAGTCCCGCGCGGGTGAGTTCCGTCGGGTCGAAGCCGGGGAGCATGGCGCGGGCGGTCATGGCTTCGGCGAGTGCGGCGGCGTAGGCGGCGCCCTCGCGGGCCACCTCGATCTGTGTGCGGGACCGCATGGCCTCGATGCGCTCGGTGTGGCTGTGGTCCTCTCGCTTCTCGCTCATGTGCCGCTCGTGCGCGAGGGTGTCGCGGCGGTCGGTGCGCCAGTAGCGAGCGGCGAGCCCGTAGGTGATGGCGGTGGCGAGCGCCCACAGCAGTAGCGGGAGGGACAGGCCGTCGGCGTATCCGGCGACCCCGGCGAGGGCGAGTCCGCCGGATGCGGCGAAGCACGTTCCGGCGAGGATGCCGTCACCGGAGCGGCCGACGGACGCGCAGGCACCGGCCGCCGCGGCTCCGGTGGCGAGGATGACCATCAGCGTGGCGTTGCCGACGGAGTGTTCGGCACCGTTGACGTTCCAGATCCTTCCGAGGATGAGGACGGTGGATGTGGCGATGGCGGGGGCCGCCTTGGGGGCGATGACGGCGAGCGGGTGGCGGACGGTGATGGGCTGGTTCATCGCGTCTCCTTCAGTTGATCTGTTGGATGGCGTCGATGACAGCGGTGGTGAGCTGGGAGATGGGCCCGGCCGCGCCGGTGGAGGCAAGGAAGAACCCGAACGCTGCGGCGACGAATGCGGAGCCGTAGCCGAGGGTGTTGAAGCGGAGCAGGAAGAACAGGACGAGCCCGAACAGGGCGACGAGCGAGACCGTGACGGCCATGCGGAAACTCCTTTGACGCTGGGTCGATGACGCGGGATAGGGTGCGGGCACCGCGGGTGCTGGCAAGCTCGCGGTCTTCGGCCGACGGTGCGCCCACCTAGCTCCTGCAAAGAGCGGGGTACGTCTCATGACGGGCACCGTCGGCCCTTCGTGTCCGGGGTCAGCGGGTGCCTTCGCGGTAGAGGCGCTGGGTGCGGTTGAAGATCCAGCGGCCGATGCGTATGCGGCGGCCGGTGGCCTTGCAGCGGCGGCAGTTCTTGCCGCGCTTGAGCTGTCCTTTGCGGTCGGTCTTCATCTCGAAGCCGAAGCCGAAGCCGAAGCCGAAGCCGAAGCCGCGGCACTTGCGGCATGGTCCGAACGGCGCGGCCGCACACATGGCGCTGTAACCGATCGTGATGGCGAACAGGCAGGCGATAGCAAGGGTGATGAGGGTCATCGGGGCCCTCCTGGGGCGGTTTGCGGTGTTTGTGCAGGTGGGGTGCTATCCACTAGATCGCTGATGAGACCCGGTTTGGGTCGCTACCGGTAGCGGTCCGATGGGGCTATGCGGCGCCCCGGTTTTGGTCACGCTCCGCAACCGTTTTGGTGAGGTCGGCGCGGACGATGCCGCGGCGGGTGGTGCGGGCTCCGTCGTCGGTGGTGCCGGCGACGTCTCGGGTCTTGATGCCGTGCGGCTTGAGCGCGCTGGTGACGTTCTCGCCTTTCCAACCGCCGTAGACGTCGGGCCGCAGCTCAGCGAGCCGGGCGGTGATCCGCTCGTTCCACACCCGCTCTTCGCTCTCGGGGACGACGGCGGCGATGTCGGCGAGCAGGTCGTAGGACGGGCCCTTGACCGCGTCGGCGTCCTCTCGGAGCGCGTGGCCGGACAGGGTGCCTTCGGCCTTGCGCAGGGCAAGGGCGCGCTGGGCGATGGCGTTGGTGGCCGGGTCGTCCAGGTAGGCGGTGCGCACCACGACTGGGAGGGTGGTGGCGCCCTTGAGGTAGCCGTTTCCGGCGTCGATCTCGGGCCGGAACTGGGTGGCGCGGACGCCGTTTTTGTAGGCGCTGGTGCCGAGGATCATGTCGTTCTCGGTCTGGCCTGCGACTTTGAGTGCGAAGCGGATGGACACGTTGCCGCTGACACCGGTGGGCAGCGAGTCCTTGTCGGGGCGCTGCGTGGCCAGGACCAGGCTCACTCCGAGGGCGCGGCCGAGCTTGATGATGAACTCGGCATCCTCGCCGGCCTGCTTGCCGTAGGTGGAGTGGGCGAACAGGTTCTGGCACTCGTCGAACACGGCGAGCAGCGGCCACAGCTTGAGCGAGCGCTTGTCGGCGATTTGCCGGGTGACCCGCTTGTCCGGGCACAGGTCCCGCGGAAGCTGCTTGATCGCCTTGGCACGGCGCATGACCTCCTCGCGCAGCAGCTTGAGCGAGTCGGCCGCGTACTTCACCGACTCGTCATCAATGTCGGAGACGAACCGGTGCGAGACGCATTCGAGGGAGTCGAGGTCACCGGTGCCCTAGTTCTCGTGCAGCCACAGGACAGCTTGAGGTACAGCTCGGAGTTCTCGCGTCGAGCTTCCGCCTGGCGCAGCGGCTCGCCCTCCGCATCCACAGCCCAGCGGCCGACCTTGCCGAAGGTGTTCACCACGCCGCGCGGGGCCCGCACGATCAGCTTGGGGGCGTAGAGGAA
This genomic interval carries:
- a CDS encoding methylated-DNA--[protein]-cysteine S-methyltransferase encodes the protein MTSVYEIVDSPLGELLLVGRASATAKGGTALASLSLPGQKGGAVVQDGWRRDPAAFEEIGRQLASYFAGRLTRFDIEYADAGTAFQRSVWRAVEDVPYGRTTTYGEIAAAVGTSAVGVRAVGTAIGRNPLLVVRPCHRVIGTDGALRGYAGGLESKARLLGLEGVLVP
- a CDS encoding YajQ family cyclic di-GMP-binding protein, which codes for MADSSFDIVSKVERQEVDNALNQAAKEISQRYDFKNVGASISWSGEKILMQANSEDRVNAILDVFQTKLVKRGISLKALDAGEPQISGKEYKIFASIEEGISQENAKKVAKIIRDEGPKGVKAQVQGDELRVSSKSRDDLQAVQALLKGQDFDFALQFVNYR
- a CDS encoding ISAzo13 family transposase; translation: MGHGGIRAVARAAGVSETTIRRGDVRPGGRRAPGGAGAAAGRWAQTRRGSRSRTAVCAVESGRAGRARGSDVSPLRWTTKSIRTLAAKLTRQGHRVGADTVAGLLRQEGFRLQANAKTLEGSQHADRDAQFRHLNEQARDHRDAGQPVISVDTKKKELVGDFHNPGRSWRPTGDPVPVRVHDFADPQLGKAIPYGIYDMAANTGWINVGTDHDTAAFAVESIRRWWHDQGRAAYPRASRLLITADAGGSNGYRTRAWKLHLARLAAETGLTITVCHLPPGTSKWNKIEHRLFSHITMNWRGRPLTSHEVILESIAATTTRTGLRVKARLDTNIYPTGIGVGDAEMAALPLARHTFHGEWNYALHPQPAPAIPAARSSRPSAPQWDPAMLSDPALTGLAPHQLQHLIEILAAKGDTRRGRPPRLANADQVLATVLHLRVNLAAEPLAVLFNSSRTAMHRTLLKIRRLLEAQGITISSVTTPPTALAALQAQVATQSSNPNSKIKTTG
- a CDS encoding IS630 family transposase → MAGRVQVREIDDDEGQRLLRIIRRGTGSVVTWRRAQMVLLSAQGLPVARIAEVSFTSDDRVRDVLHNFNTDGFDSLYPKYSGGRPKTYTLPERREINKFAKSKPTEHDLPFSTWSLTKLADFLVAEGVVDDISHEGLRILLREEGVSFQRLKTWKTSSDPDYAAKKARVEHLYSLADGEVIPEDGEPEVVFCVDEFGPLNLMPHPGRQWAERGGKHKDPDREPRRRRRATYNRYGGVRHLFAALDLAKDKLYGHIKPVKRRTQFLEFCRYLRSLYPPQVRIAIVSDNFSPHLTTKKCQRVGTWAAANNIEMAYTPTNSSWLNRIEAQFTALRYFTLDGTDHADHKEQGSMIRRYIIWRNRRHADDQRLRTVVDRANVA
- a CDS encoding bifunctional DNA primase/polymerase, whose product is MPQAERLALPHAALDAAARGWHVFPLRPGDKRPAITDWETRSTTDPARIARCWAHPPYNIGIATGPSRLVVVDLDQPKGPDDTPPTAWAPPGVADGADVLAVLCERHGQPFPDDTFTVRTWSGGTHLYCTAPEDEPLRNTSGDKGNGLGWKIDTRAQGGYVVAPGSTFDGHPYETARQAPVAPLPPWIAELLRPAPLPPQTPIAVALPAGRRGKWLRAAVNDELQRVGHAQEGERNRALYIASVALGQLVAGGELGEHEVTEWLCTSALQVGLGEREARRAIASGLRAGAKRPRTVAA